In Mycobacterium branderi, the DNA window CACGTCAGGCAGTGGGCCGCGAACGTCGGGTAGATCGCCGGGTCACTGGTCATGTCGACGGCCTCGGCACCGATCAACATGCCGACCGCGCCGATCTCGGCCCGGCTACGGCGGATATGGGTCCGCCGCAGGAGGCCCGCGGTGCATTGCCGGACGCGGTCGGTCTCGTCGGCTCGCGCGGCACGCGCCGACATCCGCCGGTGCTGCGGGATGGCACGACCGCCGCCGCTGGCCTCGCTTTGGCGAACCCGATTCGGCGCGCCACTGCGGTCGGCAGCCGGCGGGTCGAGCGCCCCGCTGACGCGCACCTCGTTGTGGATCGTGCCCACAATCTCCATCCCCAGGTATTCCCGCTCCCACGCCCAACAGCCGGCAACCGCCGCTTCGTCCCGGATCAGCGACTCCAGCTCCTGCCATTCCTCGACAATCTGGTGGCGCACTACCCAGTACTCGTCGGCGGCGTCGACCGCCAGTAAGTCGATGCGACACGTGTAGATCACCGGAGACCCGTCCGCTGTCACCAACCCGCGGTCCGGATCACGCGGATCGGGTACCAGACCTTGCACCTCATGGTCGATCTTGATGGGCGCGAAGTTGTCGACGGTGCGCGCCCACGCGTCGTAGGTGTCGAGCACCATCGTCGCGGTCGGCAGCTGCTCGGGCGCGCAGGCGTCCTCGAGTGCGCGCTTGGCGGCCTTGTGCACCAGCGATTGCTTCACTTCATGTGGCCAGTCCCAGGTGCCCGGGTAGTAATAGACAGCAAGCGCATCGGTCAGCGCGGCCGGCAGGGCGGCATCGACGACCCCGACCGGCTCAAGATCGCGGCGGTGCGGCGACGCGAAATCCCATTGTCGCCGACAGCGTTTGAACCGCGAGCGGTCGTCCTGGGTGATGCGGTAGTCCATGGCGGGCGAGCTGATCAGTGAGTATGCGGCCACGGCTCGTCGAGCGGCCAGCGACATCGATCGGTGCGGGCGGCCATCGTTTCCAGCTCGGCGAGCAGATCATCGAAGAACGAGGGCCGAAGATCGGTGACCACGCCGCCCGCGGGCACTACCCGCCACTCGTACTGCTCGCCGCGTCGTGCCAGATACACAACGTCATCGCGACCGGGGCGCGCCGCCTCGATCGAGGCGAACAACTCATCACGCTTCATGCTGCGCCCCGCCGGTTTTAATGCTGCCATCCCGCGAGACCGTGTGGTAAGCCGTTGCGGATAGTTGGCCTCCA includes these proteins:
- a CDS encoding sortase family protein, which gives rise to MAALKPAGRSMKRDELFASIEAARPGRDDVVYLARRGEQYEWRVVPAGGVVTDLRPSFFDDLLAELETMAARTDRCRWPLDEPWPHTH